The region CATCCAGGGGCCGTCGTCCTTGCGGGCCGCCACCTTCAGGTCAAAAGCATAATTGCGGATCGATCCGTCAGGCGCGCGGGTTGCGACGATCAGATTGGTGGGCCGAGCCTCCAGCGGCTTGAGGAATAGGAGCCGGCCTTCGGCGACCGCCTCCCACGCGGTGCTGTCGCCAAGCGCCACATGCAAGATCTCCTCGCCGTCGCCGAGGACCACCTGCACAGCGTTGGAGAACCGTCCCTCCACACGCACCACCGCATCGGGGTTGTAGGCGAGCGTGCGAATACGCGGGTCCGCCGCGATGGCGAGGGATGAGGCGGATGCCGCCAAGAGGACCGCCATCGATAGGCTGCGGATCATCGGGCGGCCTCCGGGTCGGCGCGGTAGTCGGCCACCTGAAACCCCAACGGGTTGCGCAGCCGATCGCCCTCCTTCATCGCGCCCTTGGCGTAGGCGAAGGTGATGGTGGCGATCCAATCTATCGCTTCGACCTGACCCGCCCGCTCGACGGTTCGCCTAAACCGCACCTGGCCGACGCTGGGAGACAGGAAGGTGACGGCTCTGACCTCGACAACAGCTTGGGCCGAAGGTCCCAAAACGACCTGCGGGCTTTGCGGATTGTTGGGCCGAAAGATCTGCGCCAGCCGCTGCTGCTCGGAGGGGGCCGACATGATGACGGCCTGATCAAAGTTGGCTTGCGCGGCGGCCGGCAGCCAGGTCTCGCGCGCTCGCACATAGGTGGCCAGAAAGTACTTGCTGACGGCTTCGTCATAGGTGTGCGGCTGGTCTCCCGTCAGGGCGGTCATGACGTCGACCGCCCCGCTGGACCGGTCGACGCGAACGACGAAGGGCTCGACGGTCTTGAGCGGCGCCAGGGCGGCCACGGCGATGCAGGCTAGGGTAGCCAGGCTACAGCCGCCGGCGGCGATGATCCAAGCCAGGCGCCGCGACCGTAGGGCCGCCGAAAGACGGTCATCATCCCAGGAGCGGGCTTCGGCGAGATAGGTTTTGAGGCCGCGAGCCGTGCTCATTTGGCCCTGCCACAAGGCTGTGCTGGCGATGGGGCGGGCGTCGTTGCAGGCGCTTCGGGCGATAGCACCGATCCGTAAGGGTTAGCGGTTCGGCGATGCTTGCCGTCGCAGGCAGCAAGGCGGTCGGCGGACCCGACCGACCCACAGGCGGCGGTCGCTAGGCTGACGATGATCAAGAGGGCTGGACGGGTCATATCAGCGCCTCCGCCCGCGCGGCAGGACGCGCCCGCCCGCCCGCATGAAATCGGAGACGCCGATGCTGGCGCCGCCGGCGATGCCGGCCGCGAGCGTGGGGGTTTGAAGAAAGAAAATGGCGCCGAGGATGGACAGGGCGATGAAGGCGAACCCCGCCGCCATGGCGTCCTGGCCCTGCAGGGTCTCCCATTGATCAGCGACCATGGCCAAGACCAGCTGGAAGACGGCGAAGATCAGGGCGAACAGCACCAGATAGTTCACCGCTTGGGATAGCCAGCCGAAGAAATACCGCCGCGTCGCCTCAAACAGGGCAAGGCCAATGAAGATGGGCCCAAGCGCGATGATGAGGGCGAGGGCGACCTTGGCCACGAGAACGATGCCAAACCCAAGCGCTGCGGCTAGAGCCCCGGCGATCCAGACCGCGCCTGACATAAGCCATTGGCCTATGTCGAAAGGACCCGCTCCGTTGCTCAGGCGCTCGCCGAGCCAACCAGCGCGTGAGAGATATTGGTCGAAAGCGGCGCCGGCTTCGGAAGTCTGTCCTCCCCCGACGGCCCGAGACAGCATATCAGGCATGACGTGAAACAATGGCTCGGTGACGTAGCCGGAATAGGCAGGTGTCGTCGCCAGGAGGTAGATCGCCGCCAGCTTGAGGCTGCGGATCGAAAAGTCGATCAGCGGCTCATTGATGGCGCCGCGAATGATGGCGAAGCCATAAAGCAGCACGTAGAGTACGAGCACCAATCGCAGCGGGCCGGCGACTTCCGCGGCGGCGTTTTGCACGCCTTGGCCGAGGAACACATCCAGCCGGGTTTCCACAAAACCGTAGGCCTCTGTGAACAGAGTATAGTGGGTCTCCATCACGGAGCCTCGGTTTCAAAGCCGCGGCGGTAAAACTCCATGCGCGCTCTACGTTCGCGGTCGACGCGCGACGCTGTGGCGTTCTCGCATTCCGGACCACGATGCTTTCCGGCCTCGCAAGCCTCCATGACGCGGTCGGCTTCTGTTGGGTGCGCGATGAAGTAGCTGGCACTGCGGGGCTCGCGGTCGCACGCCGCCAGGAACAAGGGGACGATGAGCGCCAGCCGGTTCATTGGAACCCCCGGCGATAGAACTCCATACGCGCCTTTCGCTCGGCGGCGGCGCGCTCCATTGCTTCTTGCCGCTGCATCCGCTCTTCCGCCGCCTGGGTCAGCGCCAAGGCTTGCAGGCGCATTTGATCGTTGGCGATCAGAGCCTGCTCGGCGCTGATGCGCGCCTGCAGGTCGGCCAC is a window of Caulobacter sp. NIBR2454 DNA encoding:
- a CDS encoding type IV secretion system protein; this encodes METHYTLFTEAYGFVETRLDVFLGQGVQNAAAEVAGPLRLVLVLYVLLYGFAIIRGAINEPLIDFSIRSLKLAAIYLLATTPAYSGYVTEPLFHVMPDMLSRAVGGGQTSEAGAAFDQYLSRAGWLGERLSNGAGPFDIGQWLMSGAVWIAGALAAALGFGIVLVAKVALALIIALGPIFIGLALFEATRRYFFGWLSQAVNYLVLFALIFAVFQLVLAMVADQWETLQGQDAMAAGFAFIALSILGAIFFLQTPTLAAGIAGGASIGVSDFMRAGGRVLPRGRRR
- a CDS encoding EexN family lipoprotein, which gives rise to MNRLALIVPLFLAACDREPRSASYFIAHPTEADRVMEACEAGKHRGPECENATASRVDRERRARMEFYRRGFETEAP
- a CDS encoding virB8 family protein, coding for MSTARGLKTYLAEARSWDDDRLSAALRSRRLAWIIAAGGCSLATLACIAVAALAPLKTVEPFVVRVDRSSGAVDVMTALTGDQPHTYDEAVSKYFLATYVRARETWLPAAAQANFDQAVIMSAPSEQQRLAQIFRPNNPQSPQVVLGPSAQAVVEVRAVTFLSPSVGQVRFRRTVERAGQVEAIDWIATITFAYAKGAMKEGDRLRNPLGFQVADYRADPEAAR